gggagggttGACAGGCAAAATAGTAAACCTTTGAtcttccaagaaagaaaaacctgttACGCTGCTCCTCCTCCACACTGCAGTGCTTACCATTTGTTCCTTTCTGCAAGCAAtcaatgccaagggcaggattattttctttcacttgccTAGCCCGCACTTCGGTCATGGTCTGTATTGGATTCATACCACTGTTCTCTGAGAGTGCCATGGGAATTACCTCCAGGGCATCTGCAAAAGCTCTCATAGCATACTGTTCCAAAGATGGGCACtaggggaaaagaaatttaaattcaaaCCACTGCTATTAACTccaatgttagcaaaagcagATTTTCATGCTAGCTGTAAAATATATACACAATATGcagattttcttcagaatatgCATCTCTGTTGCAGAAGATGGATGATACCTACTTGCAAATTAAAGCCATTTTAAACTCttagcagaaaagcaaaatggtACCAGTAATGACTTTTTACAGAGAAGTGAAGGAAAACTTTGAACATGCTTTGTCAGTAAGTTCCATAATATGGACTTTCTGGAAGctctttgatgtttttttttagaaactctTATGATGGATTTAATCCTTATCTTCCactcataaataaaaaaaagtttaactCCTCCTTTCTTACCTTATCTGCTGCTTCACTGACTGCCAAGGCACAAGAAATTTCAGCTGCACCACCACCATATACGATGCGATTATCACGAACAAGATTCCGGATAACACACAATGCATCATGAAGAGATCGCTTGGCTTCTTCAATGATCTGGAATTACGAAATAGTATATATTTTACAACACAAACAACTGAAGTCTATGTAGATGTATCTCCTAgtacagaaatggaaaatgaaaatgaatgtcAGGGCCTCTCCATGGCTCCAATGAGGTGATACTACTGCTATGTTATGCTAGTCTAAAATACAGTACGTTAAAAAACAGCggcagaaaaagaataaaaatatgcaaCCTTTCACTGATACTTTAAAAATCCATAGATTAAAATGATCAAAATTTACATAGTATTTATGTAACGAGCTAGTATATTTCTGAGACACAAAACACTTGAATTTCAATGCAGCATTGTTTTCAGACTGCAATTTCATAGAatgttaggttggaagggacctctggtCCCTGGATCATTTgttccaacccttctaatattataGTTTATATGAGATGTTTCAGCACTCTGTCAAGCtcagacttaaaactttccaattTGTGTCAATTCCCAGCTTGAATCAATGGAGGTCCCtgccaacccaaaccattttgaaTCAATGACTGAACACGTTATGCTAACCAGTAAAGcagtatttttgctttaatgAACTCACACTTCGTACTATGGGTTATGCTCTTCTCTTCCAAAGGTTTTTCATTCAAAGTAGGACTTGACCTATACTAAATACAACTTAACACTAACAGTAAAACCAAGAACCAAGCTGAGTctataaaagcatttaaaatggtcttgttttgtagttttttaattgtttttttgtttgcttgttttcctagGCCTATAAAAAACCCATATATTTCAAAAATGCTAATATGCTTTTACTCATAAAAGGGACTCTCCCACAAGAAAAAACGTGAGAACAACCACAGGTgatattatttttgtatttatgtaCTAGATTGTCCAGtagcaagaaaacaaagttttcatGCAGATACACTGGATATGAATCTAACAAGTGATTTCTAACTTGTTAACTTCTAACAGTCATGACTGCCTACAGCCTTGCCCCCATTCTTTTTGTCTACACTGCAAGGAAAATTCAGACAAAACCAGGAGGAGGTAATATCCTTTTGAAAGAAACTACACATTCTGTAACTTATGTATCAAGCATTCATAACAAACTAAGCATCTCAccattttatttcctcctctaATGAAAATGGTCACAGCTCTGGAGTTCTGACACTGCTCAATGACAAGCATCCTGTCCTTCGTTGTTCCGAAGGAGATCTCTCGGACAACACCGGCAAATCCCAGCTTCTCTGCAGTGAGTTCACAGAAGCGAGGGACAATGCGGCCCCCGGTGGCAATGGCGATTAACTGAAGGTAAACAAACACCAATTATTTTGAGAAGAGTTTTCAGTTATATTCTCATAACATAAAAGCAGTGGAAGACAATCTGCCAATTGCCTGCTCCAAGAGGTTATCTTCCCATTACTTCCAAGTATTTCAGGCTTCTGCAAACAGCAAGCCTAAAGTGAAAACACTCCTGGCCACGTTAACTTTTAACAAGCAATGCGCATGCATTCTAATTTTAAACCATTAACCCATTCACTGTCATTTTTCCCACAAATCCTCAGTGATTTGTCTCCAGTAGCTACCCATACATATGATTACACAGTTCTATCCAGAAATCCTGAATTTTTAGCTGATACAGCCCACTACTTAGCAAATGCTTGAGAACTGGGACAAAGTCTAACTTCAGAAGATTTTACTTACCTCTATTTCAGGTCCACCGACCCAACGAACAGcaggcagctcattctggagcaGCAAGTGATTAGCCTCATCATCAAAACCCCACTGGCAAATAGCAAGGTTTGCACCAGTGTCTTTTATCTGAAACCAACACACAACATCAATCTTCTGATGATAACTAATACAGAAACGAAAAATGCTCTTTACAGTTttattctcttatttttctcaaaacacAAGTCTGAAAAAGAACTATCTGGCATACAGAGAAATTCAAGTACATTTCAAACCACTGTGGTATCTCTTTCTTACATAAACTTAACTGCTATTCATGGCCTTACAAGTGCTTTTATGTTGCTATCAGGATTATTAGCTCATTTCTAGAAATAAATCAATACACTACACCATTTTTTGTTAAGACTAGAAAAAGAACACacagaaaccagaaataatCTTAAAGACTACCTGTTTCACCATCTCTTCAAACTTCTCCTTTTCATACTTCTGCAGTGCCTTGTAATCTTCTACAGATGTGACATCAAGCTTATGCTTGGTTTTAGGCTTAGGTGGTTCAAATGGACAAGTAAGGATTGCAATTTTAGCATCTTTAAGCTCCtgtacaatttaaaataaaaaaagtttgagTTTTGACCTTAGTATCACCCCCTTCTTACATCTgcaaaacatacaaacatatctttaaaaaaaaacagggacaGTAAGAAACTTGAAGATCATTTGAATTATTCTAAAGTGAAGCTAACTATAACCAAGTATTTCCAGCAAAAATGTCTATAACCTACTAAGAACAAATTTCACAGCTTTAAGACATTGTTTAAACCCTTAACAGCCTTTAATAATGATTTCTTGTACTAGtttaatctttaaaaacagaaaaaaaatgaaaccattaTTTAACCTACCCATCCTTAACCACTGAGGATATTACATGCTCATCTTCACAGCCACCTTTTAGGTACCACATGACTGATATTTTCCACCAGTCTACCTTTTTATATATCATCATATATACAGTGTCATctattaagaaaatattctaGATGTCTCCATCTTTCTTGATGTTGCACATAAAGTTGGGAGACCTTAGCTACATCAATGTAACAAAAGGACAGCTGCTGTGAGTTCCAAAAAGGGACAACCTGCCAACTCACAAAGCTTAAGAAGTATTTCTGGATACTAACTTGCATTAAGCATCTCATGCATAGCACATACAGCCATTTCTGCTTCAACACAGAACTCTGCACCTGTTCTCAGTTGTAAAGAAATTCCaccccattcccatccccatcaTTTTTTAGTTACTCAAGACTGCTGTAAATTCAAACTTGTTCTTTTTCAATATGAGGAATTAAACGCTCCTTATTCCTTTCTCTGATGATATATAGttaaaaaataaccaacaaGCCACACCTTAACAGTCAAAATACTTAAGAAATGCTATTCTAGCATTTAAAGTGGGCTAGACAATTTTATTTAGACCATTAGAGATGAGAGACGCAGAGAAGAACATCACTTACTTTAGGCATCTGTGGATGACTGAAATCTTTATCCACAATCACTCCTTTAACCAACTGTGTATCTTCCAGTCTACCTCCCACTTTGCCTTGTACTTTGATCAGCTCAAAATCAACATCTTTACGTTCCATATCTGCTACTGTCAGTACAGCATTTACAGCAATTTCTGCCATCTGTCTGTGACAACGGTTAACtctaggtttaaaaaaaaaaacaaaacacagtaaaGTTGCATTACATTTCCATGTTTTGGAAGAACAAAGTTTTTCTATCAatctcagatgaaaaaaaaaagtatcccTATAGCAAACAACTTTTAAACACTACTATCAGAGATGGGGTGTTCTAATCATTCGTTCACAAAAGATGCTAAATACTGTTTGTCTAATTAGTCTTTTTGTGATCCTAGTCTCAAGATATGGATTTGAAACCAGCAAGAAGAATTAAATCCTAAGAAACACTCAAGTCACAAAAAACACTGTTAAGAACACTCTGCAAAGTAATGCCTTACAATGACTAAATTAATATACCACACATAGAACctataatgaaaaataactgaatGGAATTATCCTACAAAAAATTTTTAGGAAAAtcccccacaaaaccaaacctttgagatataataaaaaattgctttcaaagGTTTCCATTATTCTTGGAAATCACCATCATGCAGAAAGTTGGAACAGGTTAGAATAAAACAGTTTGCAGCTGTTTAACCTTACATAATTGACCCTGAAGAAAAACAGGGTTCAGTTTCTTTTCCCCAAGACATGAGTTCACTGAGCAAAATCTAACATAAAAGAACCATCAGCAGCCACTCCAATAACACAGTTTAATAATTCATCAAGACACCATGACTTCTGCAAGCATTTTTAAGTGAAGCTTAAACACGCTTCTGAATTTTTTGTGACTTACACTTTAGAGCCTAGCGTTGTCTTTGCTGTCTGGATCAGAGGTTCAGTGTTCTGTGGATCAACTGGAAAGCTGTCACTGATTTTGTCTAGATGCTCAATAGCAATGCGGGCTGCCTGCTCGTAACCGTCTGCGATTCTGATGGGGTGAATACCACGATCCAGTAATTGCTCAGCCTGTTCCAACAGTGCTCCAGCCAGGACTatagaacagatttttaaaataatgtttactCTTCCACAGGTTGAagtataatttttaatacattatCAGAAGTTTCAAAAGTATGCCTTTTTAGTCTGCAATGTTTTAACAATTCAAGGTTTCTTAAATAACAACTCAAATCCCTAATTGAGAGGcttaaaaagaaagctgcatTATATTAGACCAAAAAGAAGCACAAGTACCAAGGCACGACAGGTACACGATTATGGAAGAAAATTGTTCAGAAAGGTACTGAAAGTACGAAGAAGGCTCTCAGCACTAACTTGAAATGTACCCATActtaataaaaacacaaaagcatttttctgattAGAAGAAATTATAATACCAAAGTGGTGAATGCTCTAATGTGTTACAGAAAAGCTATTATTTGACTCAAAATTTCTTAAAGTAGctgaaaaagctttattttaagcTGTAAAGTTACGTTAAATTCAAAGTCTTTTCTCACCAACAACTCCAGTAGTACCATCTCCAATCTCATCATCTTGAGATTTAGACAGCTCCACCATAAGTTTGGCTATTTGGTGATCTACATCCATCATATTCAGGATGGTAGCACCATCATTTGTCACAGTCACCTCACCATCTTTGTCCACCATCATTTTAtccaaacctaaaaaaaaataatattcaaagCATGAAGGGAAAACTAGAAAACCtacaaaaataattgaaagaaCTATTAAAATGGGTTCATTATTACCATTGGGCCCAAGGGACGTTCTGAGAGTACTTGCTACAGCCTTTGCTGCCATTATGTGGGACtataaaacaaagaagaaagaagttaaATTACTATCGCACACCCCAGAATAATGTTactaagcaaagaaaaatacagagagaaaaatgctgaCTCAGATATCACAATTTAACTGACAACAGCCAGTTGTaagtgaaaaatataaataaaattggTATTGTTTTTATGCCATAAACATTTCCCACGCCTTTTCTTGTACTGCTGGCACTTGCACGGCTA
This DNA window, taken from Calypte anna isolate BGI_N300 chromosome 2, bCalAnn1_v1.p, whole genome shotgun sequence, encodes the following:
- the CCT5 gene encoding T-complex protein 1 subunit epsilon gives rise to the protein MSAMGTLAFDEYGRPFLILKDQERKTRLMGLEALKSHIMAAKAVASTLRTSLGPNGLDKMMVDKDGEVTVTNDGATILNMMDVDHQIAKLMVELSKSQDDEIGDGTTGVVVLAGALLEQAEQLLDRGIHPIRIADGYEQAARIAIEHLDKISDSFPVDPQNTEPLIQTAKTTLGSKVVNRCHRQMAEIAVNAVLTVADMERKDVDFELIKVQGKVGGRLEDTQLVKGVIVDKDFSHPQMPKELKDAKIAILTCPFEPPKPKTKHKLDVTSVEDYKALQKYEKEKFEEMVKQIKDTGANLAICQWGFDDEANHLLLQNELPAVRWVGGPEIELIAIATGGRIVPRFCELTAEKLGFAGVVREISFGTTKDRMLVIEQCQNSRAVTIFIRGGNKMIIEEAKRSLHDALCVIRNLVRDNRIVYGGGAAEISCALAVSEAADKCPSLEQYAMRAFADALEVIPMALSENSGMNPIQTMTEVRARQVKENNPALGIDCLQKGTNDMKQQHVIETLIGKKQQISLATQVVRMILKIDDIRRPGESEE